One genomic window of Prosthecobacter algae includes the following:
- a CDS encoding FG-GAP and VCBS repeat-containing protein: MLRIQVLLPLFLAALPLAAQVTPQFREQEIDTQVGIGYGLATADVDGDGKTDILLADKDTIVWYQNPSWTKHVIAEKLTDKDHVCIAARDIDGDGKAEIAVGAQWNPGDTETSGAVFYLQPPADRTQRWKPVQLTHEPTTHRMRWVRNRAGRYDLIVAPLHGRGNKNGEGASVHILAYHKPDDVTRPWNTTLVYDGMHMTHNFEVVPSPANEAEPLLLGGREGIVRLTPSDAGWKAHWVARHDTPELKGVGELRWGAFAGGQPYVATIEPMHGNQVVIYTPPPEGPKDGLWQRKVLDESLVDGHALACYDYLGLNNRQIAVGWRAHHKIGTRVGVKLFYTTKEDGNGWQQQLLDDNTMACEDLMGADLDGDRDTDLIAAGRGTKNIKIYWNLRQ; the protein is encoded by the coding sequence ATGTTGCGAATTCAGGTTCTTCTACCGCTCTTCCTCGCCGCCCTCCCTCTCGCGGCCCAGGTCACCCCGCAGTTCCGAGAACAGGAAATCGACACCCAAGTCGGAATAGGCTACGGCCTAGCCACGGCAGATGTGGATGGCGATGGTAAAACGGACATCCTGCTGGCGGACAAGGACACCATCGTCTGGTACCAGAACCCCTCCTGGACCAAGCACGTGATCGCCGAAAAACTCACTGATAAAGACCACGTTTGCATCGCGGCCCGAGACATCGATGGCGATGGCAAGGCCGAAATCGCCGTGGGGGCCCAGTGGAACCCTGGAGACACGGAGACCAGCGGGGCCGTTTTTTACCTTCAGCCCCCGGCGGACCGCACCCAACGGTGGAAACCCGTACAGCTCACCCACGAGCCCACCACCCACCGCATGCGCTGGGTGCGCAACCGTGCAGGCCGTTATGACCTCATCGTCGCGCCCCTCCACGGACGTGGAAACAAAAATGGCGAAGGTGCCAGTGTCCACATCCTAGCTTACCACAAGCCCGATGATGTGACCCGGCCCTGGAACACGACCCTAGTTTACGACGGCATGCACATGACCCATAACTTCGAAGTCGTGCCCAGCCCGGCCAATGAGGCCGAGCCCCTGCTGCTGGGTGGCCGCGAAGGCATTGTGCGCCTAACCCCCAGCGATGCGGGCTGGAAGGCCCACTGGGTGGCCCGCCATGACACCCCGGAACTCAAAGGCGTGGGCGAACTGCGCTGGGGCGCCTTTGCTGGTGGCCAACCTTACGTCGCCACCATCGAGCCCATGCATGGCAACCAGGTCGTGATCTACACGCCCCCGCCAGAGGGCCCTAAAGATGGCCTCTGGCAGCGGAAAGTGCTCGATGAGTCCCTCGTGGATGGGCATGCCCTCGCCTGTTATGATTATCTGGGCCTCAACAATCGCCAGATCGCCGTTGGCTGGCGGGCACATCACAAAATTGGGACCCGGGTGGGGGTGAAACTGTTTTACACCACCAAGGAGGATGGCAATGGCTGGCAGCAGCAGCTTCTGGACGACAACACCATGGCCTGTGAAGACCTCATGGGGGCCGATCTGGATGGCGACCGGGACACCGACCTTATCGCAGCAGGTCGAGGAACCAAGAATATCAAGATTTACTGGAATTTACGGCAATAA
- a CDS encoding c-type cytochrome domain-containing protein: MKFLPALLLTASAAAAADFKKDIAPIFEKHCYECHSDKTGKKKAGYVFDDLATLKLDINPKGGIVPGNPGESHIFKVVADPEHEAHMPPKDNLSSKEIETLREWITEGAPLDKDAPKPAMAPVQKKLPPILTWTNFEGKKIKAGFVKLEGDTVYLRMPINAQEVPYPMSKLDAASQQLAKECAAP; this comes from the coding sequence ATGAAATTTCTGCCTGCCCTCCTTCTCACCGCCTCTGCTGCGGCCGCTGCCGACTTCAAAAAGGACATCGCCCCCATTTTTGAAAAGCACTGCTATGAATGTCACAGCGACAAGACCGGGAAGAAAAAGGCCGGTTACGTCTTCGATGACCTCGCCACCCTGAAGCTGGATATCAACCCCAAGGGTGGAATCGTCCCCGGCAACCCTGGCGAAAGCCACATCTTCAAAGTGGTGGCCGATCCCGAACACGAGGCCCACATGCCACCGAAGGACAACCTCTCCAGCAAGGAGATCGAGACTCTGCGCGAGTGGATCACCGAAGGAGCCCCGCTAGACAAAGATGCCCCCAAACCCGCGATGGCCCCCGTGCAGAAAAAGCTGCCGCCCATCCTCACCTGGACCAACTTTGAAGGCAAAAAGATCAAAGCTGGTTTTGTGAAACTGGAAGGCGACACCGTCTATCTGCGCATGCCCATCAACGCCCAAGAAGTGCCCTACCCGATGAGCAAACTCGATGCCGCCAGCCAGCAACTGGCCAAGGAATGCGCGGCTCCGTGA
- a CDS encoding efflux RND transporter permease subunit: MQWLAAISVKRPVFASVLILVFVVVGVLGYTKLPVDRFPKIDFPTVSIVTRQDGATPKEIETEITDKIEEAVNTVAGIDELRSISSEGISQVLVTFVLEKNIDVAAQEVRDRIARVIPELPEDVDAPIIEKLDPDAAPILNIALVANKPVREITEYSDKILRRQLESVPGVGQITLLGGRLRQINVWLDPMRLRSYNLTATDVQRALRAQNVQIPAGTVKNAASEAGFRVLGKARSMDEINMLVVTENSGGLVRMRDVARVEDGAEEQLTVARNNGVPSVVLSIRKQSGTNTVAVVDAVNEKLADVKKLLPEGYNVEVVRDTSTVIRTSVHAVKEHLVLGALFAAIVVLVFLGNSRATLISALAIPTSIIAAFGIMWAQGVTLNVISLVALALAVGIVIDDAIIVVENIFRHMEDKGEDSYTASIEGPKEIGLAVMATTLSLLAVFVPVAFLSGIVGMFLKSFGLTMAFAIAVSLLVSFTLTPSLSARMFKNGHGTRFDRWLEHLVNIFYKPVEKVYMVLLRFSMRHRWVIVLACIGILACMPILMKTVQKSFLPPVEEAEFVVNIRTPEGTSLAATDLMVERFAREVRKLPGVDGTLLTIGDNDQRTPNLAGIFVRLNDPALRQDQQTLMDRVRQEIVPNFPKEWRISVLAVPPFNTGASSANVQYFIAGPDLDVLTRATQQVMEEVKDLPGLRDLDSSLIAGKPEISGTVNRNKAGEMGASIADISNTLRLLVGGVDVSTYDDGGEQYDIHLQAEETYRNTSEILNLLTVPSLKAGPVAISNLLTLDDTDSPSQINRLNRRRQVTITANNAPGVGETQIMDGISAAVNRLNLPADYASGSTGRSKEIAKASKAFGVAFLMAFIFMYLILAAQFESWIHPFTILLALPLTLPFAILSLILFSQSVNIFSMLGILVLFGMVKKNGILQIDHTNQLREKGMDRLEAILLANKERLRPILMTTLAFVAGMVPMMTATGVGAAYNNATAGVILGGQSLSLLLTLLATPVIYSLFDDMIHFRENRRNKRAAKAAAKSAAPVSGTASV; encoded by the coding sequence ATGCAATGGCTCGCCGCAATCTCTGTTAAACGCCCGGTCTTCGCCAGCGTTCTCATCCTCGTCTTCGTGGTCGTGGGTGTGCTGGGTTACACGAAACTGCCGGTGGACCGATTCCCCAAAATTGACTTCCCCACGGTCAGCATCGTCACGCGCCAGGACGGCGCGACGCCGAAGGAAATTGAAACAGAAATCACCGACAAGATCGAAGAGGCCGTCAATACCGTAGCAGGCATTGACGAGCTGCGTTCCATCTCCAGTGAGGGCATCTCCCAGGTGCTCGTCACCTTCGTTCTGGAAAAGAACATCGATGTGGCCGCCCAGGAGGTGCGTGACCGCATCGCCCGTGTCATTCCGGAACTGCCGGAGGATGTGGATGCACCCATCATCGAGAAACTGGATCCCGATGCCGCGCCCATTTTGAACATCGCCCTGGTCGCCAACAAACCGGTGCGCGAGATCACCGAGTATTCCGATAAGATCCTGCGCCGCCAGCTTGAGAGCGTTCCCGGCGTGGGGCAGATCACCCTGTTAGGGGGTCGCCTGAGGCAGATCAATGTTTGGTTAGACCCCATGCGGCTGCGGTCCTACAACCTGACCGCGACGGATGTGCAGCGGGCCCTGCGCGCACAGAACGTGCAGATCCCTGCTGGTACCGTGAAAAACGCCGCGAGTGAGGCTGGCTTCCGCGTGCTGGGAAAGGCGCGCAGCATGGATGAAATCAACATGCTGGTGGTCACCGAAAACAGTGGCGGCCTGGTGCGCATGCGCGATGTCGCCCGCGTGGAAGACGGGGCGGAAGAACAGCTCACCGTCGCCCGCAACAATGGCGTTCCCTCCGTGGTCCTGTCCATCCGTAAGCAGAGCGGTACCAATACCGTGGCGGTGGTGGATGCGGTGAATGAAAAACTGGCCGATGTCAAAAAACTGCTGCCGGAGGGCTACAATGTCGAGGTCGTGCGAGATACCTCCACCGTCATCCGCACCAGCGTCCATGCGGTGAAAGAGCATTTGGTTCTCGGGGCCCTTTTTGCTGCCATCGTGGTGCTTGTCTTCTTGGGCAACTCCCGCGCCACCCTCATCTCTGCGCTCGCCATTCCCACGTCCATCATTGCCGCCTTCGGCATCATGTGGGCGCAAGGCGTAACCTTGAACGTCATCAGCCTCGTCGCCCTCGCTCTAGCGGTAGGCATCGTGATTGATGACGCCATCATCGTGGTGGAAAACATCTTCCGTCACATGGAGGACAAAGGGGAAGACTCGTACACGGCCTCCATTGAAGGGCCGAAGGAGATCGGCCTCGCCGTCATGGCCACCACCTTATCTCTGCTCGCCGTGTTTGTCCCTGTGGCCTTCCTCAGCGGCATCGTCGGCATGTTCTTAAAGAGCTTCGGCCTGACCATGGCCTTTGCCATCGCGGTCTCACTTTTGGTTAGCTTCACCCTCACGCCTTCGCTTTCCGCCCGCATGTTCAAGAACGGTCACGGCACCCGTTTTGACCGCTGGCTGGAGCATCTGGTGAATATCTTCTACAAGCCCGTGGAAAAGGTGTACATGGTGCTGCTGCGTTTTTCCATGCGCCACCGCTGGGTCATCGTGCTGGCCTGCATCGGTATCCTGGCCTGCATGCCCATCCTGATGAAGACCGTGCAGAAGAGCTTCCTGCCGCCGGTGGAAGAGGCCGAGTTCGTGGTGAACATCCGCACGCCCGAAGGCACCAGCCTCGCCGCGACGGACCTCATGGTGGAGCGCTTTGCCCGTGAGGTGCGCAAGCTGCCCGGTGTGGATGGCACCCTCCTCACCATCGGTGACAATGACCAGCGCACGCCCAACCTAGCAGGCATCTTTGTCCGCCTCAATGACCCCGCTTTGCGCCAAGACCAGCAGACGCTCATGGATCGTGTGCGTCAGGAGATCGTGCCGAACTTCCCCAAAGAATGGCGCATCAGCGTGCTGGCCGTGCCGCCTTTCAACACAGGGGCCTCCAGCGCTAACGTACAGTATTTCATTGCGGGTCCAGATCTGGACGTGCTCACCCGCGCCACTCAGCAGGTGATGGAAGAAGTGAAGGACCTGCCCGGTCTGCGAGATCTGGACAGCTCCCTCATCGCGGGCAAACCCGAAATCTCCGGCACGGTGAACCGCAACAAGGCTGGGGAAATGGGGGCCAGTATCGCCGACATTTCCAACACCCTGCGCCTGCTTGTCGGAGGTGTGGACGTGTCCACCTATGACGATGGTGGCGAGCAGTATGACATTCATCTTCAGGCCGAAGAAACTTACCGCAACACCAGTGAGATCCTGAACCTGCTCACCGTGCCTTCACTGAAAGCAGGCCCAGTGGCCATCTCTAACCTGCTCACCCTGGACGATACGGATAGCCCCTCACAGATCAATCGTCTCAACCGCCGCCGCCAGGTCACCATCACCGCGAACAACGCCCCTGGCGTGGGTGAAACCCAGATCATGGACGGCATCTCCGCCGCGGTGAATCGTCTGAATCTCCCAGCTGACTATGCCAGCGGCAGCACGGGCAGGTCCAAGGAAATTGCCAAAGCTAGCAAAGCCTTTGGCGTCGCGTTCCTGATGGCTTTTATCTTCATGTACCTCATTCTCGCTGCCCAATTTGAGAGCTGGATCCACCCCTTCACCATCCTGCTGGCGCTGCCGCTGACGCTGCCCTTCGCCATCTTGTCACTCATTTTGTTCAGCCAGTCCGTGAATATATTTTCCATGCTCGGCATTCTCGTGCTCTTCGGCATGGTGAAGAAAAATGGCATCCTACAGATTGATCACACGAATCAATTGCGTGAAAAAGGCATGGATCGCCTGGAAGCCATTCTTTTGGCCAACAAGGAACGTCTCCGCCCTATCTTGATGACCACCCTCGCCTTCGTCGCTGGCATGGTGCCGATGATGACTGCCACAGGCGTGGGCGCTGCGTATAACAACGCCACCGCTGGCGTCATCCTCGGCGGACAGAGCCTTTCCCTGCTGCTCACCCTGCTGGCCACGCCTGTCATCTATTCGCTCTTTGATGACATGATCCACTTCCGCGAAAATCGCCGGAATAAACGCGCGGCCAAAGCGGCAGCGAAGTCCGCCGCGCCTGTCTCAGGCACCGCCTCCGTCTAA
- a CDS encoding efflux RND transporter periplasmic adaptor subunit: MKRTSLILLMAAAYCVVACQKTTPDPAAAPAPKAAPPPIQGRTVKATERSFPRFLRVTGQLTGQRDAVVAADSTGRVMTAPVERGSIVKAGDVLATLDDRQAKLSLAEANASAELAKSRLALAKNEQERNKPLAEKKAVADADYQKLLTEVSAREAELAGAVSRQEQAQKTLDDCTIRAVAGGVVAERMVDPGEYVRVDSAVARVVDQSTMRLVLNVPETEVGGLEIGQTVEFTTAAFAGQTFKGKLKFLGAAMREASRDLVIEAAVDNADGKLRAGFFCDARIQMREEKAVAVPEDALRIEGSRRKVFVVTPESNTLSERLVEVGDTREGFTEIRKGVVKDEAVLVKPPAEATDGLPFQPKA; this comes from the coding sequence ATGAAAAGGACCTCCCTCATCCTCCTGATGGCCGCCGCATACTGCGTGGTAGCTTGCCAAAAGACCACCCCCGATCCCGCGGCGGCTCCTGCGCCCAAAGCCGCGCCTCCCCCGATCCAAGGCAGAACCGTCAAGGCCACCGAGCGCAGTTTCCCGCGCTTTTTGCGAGTCACGGGCCAGCTCACCGGGCAGCGTGATGCCGTGGTGGCGGCGGACTCCACCGGACGAGTGATGACAGCCCCGGTGGAGCGTGGATCCATCGTGAAAGCGGGCGATGTTTTGGCCACTCTGGATGACCGCCAGGCCAAGCTTTCCCTGGCAGAAGCCAACGCCTCCGCCGAGCTGGCCAAGTCCCGTTTAGCCCTGGCTAAAAACGAACAGGAGCGCAACAAACCTCTGGCGGAGAAAAAGGCCGTGGCCGATGCGGATTATCAAAAACTTTTGACCGAAGTCTCCGCCCGTGAGGCAGAGTTAGCGGGGGCTGTTTCCCGCCAGGAACAGGCGCAAAAGACCCTGGACGACTGCACCATCCGCGCGGTGGCTGGCGGCGTGGTGGCGGAGCGCATGGTGGACCCGGGCGAATACGTTCGCGTGGATTCCGCCGTGGCGCGTGTGGTGGATCAATCCACGATGCGCCTGGTGCTGAATGTGCCCGAGACGGAGGTGGGCGGGCTGGAGATCGGCCAGACGGTGGAGTTCACCACGGCTGCTTTTGCCGGTCAGACTTTTAAGGGCAAACTCAAGTTCCTCGGCGCGGCCATGCGCGAGGCCTCGCGTGACCTCGTCATCGAGGCCGCTGTGGACAATGCGGATGGCAAGCTGCGCGCGGGATTCTTTTGTGATGCGCGCATTCAGATGCGCGAGGAAAAGGCCGTGGCTGTGCCCGAAGATGCCCTGCGCATTGAAGGCTCACGCCGCAAGGTTTTTGTCGTGACGCCAGAATCCAATACGTTGTCCGAGCGGCTCGTGGAAGTGGGCGATACCCGCGAAGGTTTCACTGAGATCCGTAAGGGCGTGGTGAAGGACGAAGCCGTGCTGGTGAAACCGCCAGCCGAAGCCACCGATGGCCTGCCCTTCCAACCGAAGGCTTGA
- a CDS encoding tyrosine recombinase has translation MTVTQPMLDAIDSFILYLATERGLSTNYQLLVRRVLEALASWLKQDQQIEEAAAVTTLHLTDYLARRKKDGLAASSARVELVAVKIFFRWLAARGKRVGDPAEPILPPRMEKHLPGTMNEQDARTLVESITGNDPLDRRDRAILELFYASGLRLSELITARLENLSLEEGWIRVTGKGAKTRLSPVGGAAREALEAYLTHSRPTLVKTKKTQSHIFLSQLGGPLTRERVWQIVKKRAELAGLGSHIHPHLLRHSFATHLLNNGADLRVIQEMLGHADIATTQIYTHVDQKRLKQVHRQFHPRA, from the coding sequence ATGACAGTCACTCAACCGATGCTCGATGCCATAGACAGTTTTATTCTTTATCTGGCCACCGAGCGCGGGTTGTCCACGAACTACCAACTGCTGGTGCGGCGGGTGCTGGAGGCCCTGGCTTCCTGGCTGAAGCAGGATCAGCAGATCGAAGAAGCAGCCGCCGTGACCACGCTGCACCTGACGGACTACCTCGCCCGACGAAAAAAGGATGGGCTGGCGGCCTCCAGCGCTCGGGTGGAGCTGGTGGCGGTGAAGATTTTCTTCCGCTGGCTGGCGGCCCGAGGCAAGCGCGTGGGGGATCCCGCGGAACCCATCCTGCCGCCGCGCATGGAAAAGCACCTTCCAGGGACGATGAATGAGCAGGATGCCCGGACGCTGGTGGAATCCATCACGGGGAATGATCCCCTCGACCGCCGGGACCGCGCCATTTTGGAGCTTTTTTACGCCAGCGGTCTGCGGCTTTCCGAACTCATCACCGCTCGTCTGGAAAACCTGAGCCTGGAGGAGGGCTGGATCCGCGTGACAGGCAAAGGGGCCAAAACTCGCCTTTCCCCAGTGGGCGGAGCCGCGCGGGAGGCCCTGGAAGCCTATCTCACCCATTCACGGCCCACTCTGGTAAAGACCAAAAAGACCCAGAGCCACATTTTCCTCTCTCAACTGGGCGGTCCCCTGACCCGGGAACGGGTGTGGCAGATCGTCAAAAAACGGGCCGAACTCGCAGGACTGGGCTCTCACATTCACCCCCACCTCCTTCGTCATTCCTTTGCCACCCACCTCCTCAATAACGGGGCGGATCTGCGAGTGATCCAGGAGATGCTGGGCCATGCCGACATCGCCACCACTCAGATCTACACCCACGTGGATCAGAAGCGTCTGAAGCAGGTGCATCGGCAATTTCATCCCAGGGCCTGA
- a CDS encoding sulfite exporter TauE/SafE family protein, producing the protein MSIPDWLQQTTLFTADPQIFLMAALAALCIGLSKSGLSGTATLNVVLMAQAFGAKASVGLVLPLLIVADFMGFYLNRHGGSWRRVLPMAPPAIAGVIAGYFLLGEIDNASARTVIGWLIIGLLAFKLLLDASKGALEILTGHPVFSWAMGLCAGITTMLANAAGPVMTVYLLSQKLEKKEHLGVFSRFFLFINLFKVPFSADLGIIHPRSLMTNLVLLPGVVLGIVLGWQILKRIPQKPFEWTLFVLTLVAAVWLIQG; encoded by the coding sequence TTGAGCATTCCCGACTGGCTGCAGCAGACCACGCTTTTCACGGCAGATCCGCAGATCTTCCTCATGGCTGCCCTGGCGGCCTTGTGCATCGGTTTGTCGAAAAGCGGTCTCTCAGGCACTGCCACCTTGAACGTGGTGCTGATGGCCCAGGCCTTCGGGGCCAAGGCCTCCGTGGGGCTGGTGCTGCCACTGCTCATCGTGGCCGATTTCATGGGCTTTTACCTGAACCGCCACGGCGGGAGCTGGCGGCGCGTTTTGCCCATGGCCCCACCGGCGATTGCGGGCGTGATCGCCGGGTACTTCCTCCTGGGAGAAATTGACAATGCCTCCGCCCGCACCGTCATCGGCTGGCTCATCATCGGCCTGCTGGCGTTCAAGCTGCTGCTGGATGCCAGCAAGGGAGCTTTAGAGATCCTCACCGGCCACCCCGTTTTCTCTTGGGCCATGGGCCTCTGCGCGGGCATCACCACCATGCTGGCGAATGCCGCCGGGCCGGTGATGACCGTTTACCTCCTCTCCCAAAAGCTGGAGAAAAAGGAGCATTTGGGTGTCTTTAGCCGCTTTTTCCTGTTCATCAATCTCTTCAAAGTCCCCTTCTCTGCCGATCTGGGCATCATCCATCCGCGCTCGCTCATGACCAACCTCGTACTGCTACCAGGTGTCGTGCTGGGCATCGTGCTCGGCTGGCAGATCCTCAAACGCATCCCACAAAAGCCCTTCGAGTGGACGCTCTTTGTTCTCACACTCGTCGCCGCAGTGTGGCTGATTCAGGGGTGA
- a CDS encoding L,D-transpeptidase — protein MNTARLIFALLAGCVLSACQMPVSFVRQEVIRKPILVQPVNSSSSPLYVWHGSGQPGPVRVTIDLSEQKAYIFRNSENVGWSYVATGRSGFRTPTGTFVISEKVVNKRSNKYGSIVDANGRVLRSSATAGVHSASGGRFQGAKMPYWMRLTSNGVGMHAGPIPNPGSPASHGCIRLPYTMAQQLYSVAPTGTRVTIVP, from the coding sequence ATGAATACTGCACGACTCATCTTTGCCCTGCTCGCGGGCTGTGTTCTCAGTGCCTGCCAGATGCCCGTTTCGTTTGTCCGGCAGGAAGTCATCCGCAAACCCATCCTGGTTCAGCCGGTCAATTCTTCCAGCAGCCCGCTCTATGTCTGGCATGGCAGCGGCCAGCCAGGCCCTGTGCGGGTCACCATCGACCTCAGTGAGCAGAAGGCCTACATCTTCCGCAACAGTGAAAATGTGGGCTGGAGCTATGTGGCCACCGGCCGCAGCGGCTTCCGCACTCCTACAGGGACCTTTGTTATCTCTGAGAAGGTCGTGAACAAGCGATCCAACAAATATGGCAGCATCGTGGATGCCAATGGCCGCGTGCTGCGTAGCAGTGCCACCGCCGGGGTACACAGTGCCTCAGGGGGCCGGTTTCAAGGGGCCAAAATGCCCTACTGGATGCGCCTGACCAGCAATGGTGTGGGCATGCACGCGGGGCCAATCCCGAATCCTGGCTCCCCCGCCTCTCACGGCTGCATCCGCTTGCCTTACACCATGGCGCAGCAGCTTTACTCCGTCGCCCCTACAGGTACCCGGGTGACCATTGTCCCCTAG
- a CDS encoding SGNH/GDSL hydrolase family protein, translating to MILRSLFVSLALAASLVRAENLLPANARVAVIGDSITEQKLYSKYIEAYLLACTGRQDITVFQFGWSGERAGGFAARLKNDLSVFNPTVATTCYGMNDGSYVAYTDAIGAEYEKNMRLVLDGLKEVGVKNIAVGSPGAVDTKFFTRFEPAIYNDNLAHLRDIAKKLAGEYGQSFANVHDTMTAAMAKAKPVLGENYDVCGADGFHPGPNGHLLMAEAFLKGLKLDGNIGTITINVGGESTASTGHKITASKAGSVTLESTTWPFCFDADPKTSWSTRSILPFTAFNQDLNRYTLVVKGLTKDKAKVTWGAASKEFTKAQLEAGINLAAEFPATPFDADFADLLGAIGSKQSFETTMIKNLITHFRSLGKEAEGDPEFSAALDVLKKKSMAKQQQYDANVRKRLKAVTHTITVE from the coding sequence ATGATCCTTCGCAGCCTCTTTGTTTCTCTCGCCCTCGCCGCCTCCCTGGTCCGCGCTGAAAATCTCCTCCCTGCCAATGCTCGCGTGGCTGTGATTGGCGACAGCATCACGGAGCAGAAACTGTACTCCAAGTACATTGAGGCCTACCTCCTCGCCTGCACGGGCCGCCAGGACATCACCGTATTTCAGTTTGGCTGGAGCGGCGAGCGCGCTGGCGGTTTTGCTGCCCGTTTGAAGAACGATCTCAGCGTCTTCAATCCCACCGTAGCTACCACTTGCTATGGCATGAATGACGGCAGCTACGTGGCCTACACCGACGCCATCGGCGCTGAGTATGAGAAGAACATGCGCCTGGTGCTGGACGGCCTCAAGGAAGTGGGCGTGAAGAACATCGCCGTCGGTTCCCCAGGCGCAGTGGACACCAAGTTTTTCACTCGCTTTGAGCCTGCTATCTACAACGACAACCTCGCCCACCTGCGTGACATTGCCAAAAAGCTGGCGGGTGAATACGGCCAGAGCTTTGCCAACGTGCACGACACCATGACCGCCGCCATGGCCAAGGCCAAACCTGTGCTAGGCGAGAACTACGATGTCTGCGGTGCGGATGGCTTTCACCCCGGCCCCAACGGTCACCTGCTGATGGCCGAAGCCTTTCTCAAAGGCCTGAAGCTGGATGGCAACATCGGCACCATCACGATCAACGTCGGCGGCGAATCCACGGCCAGCACGGGCCACAAGATCACCGCCAGCAAGGCCGGCAGCGTGACGTTGGAAAGCACCACCTGGCCCTTCTGCTTTGACGCCGATCCAAAGACCTCCTGGAGCACCCGCAGCATCCTCCCCTTCACTGCTTTTAACCAGGACCTCAACCGCTACACGCTAGTGGTGAAAGGTCTGACCAAGGACAAGGCCAAAGTCACCTGGGGCGCGGCAAGCAAGGAGTTCACCAAGGCCCAACTGGAAGCCGGCATCAACCTCGCCGCCGAATTCCCCGCCACCCCCTTCGACGCCGACTTTGCCGATCTCCTGGGGGCCATCGGCAGCAAGCAGTCCTTTGAAACCACGATGATCAAAAACCTCATCACCCACTTCCGCAGCCTGGGCAAAGAAGCCGAAGGCGACCCCGAATTCTCCGCTGCCCTCGATGTCCTGAAAAAGAAAAGCATGGCTAAACAGCAACAGTATGACGCCAACGTCCGCAAGCGCCTGAAAGCCGTGACTCACACGATCACGGTGGAGTGA
- a CDS encoding TetR/AcrR family transcriptional regulator, with protein sequence MPKSRQTPPPSAAARERDPDARKERIMAAAGEVFARTGFADGSVREISQIAQVNVASINYYFGSKEGLYREVLLAAHAHALEQQVLPDLSKDPEVALREWIHFCLRFVLMKRKAHPVLGRLMAHEMHQPTAALGELVRLVIKPRFADLIGLVTAVADPTRTQGECEMAAHQIIAMCVHFDHSREVVGLLGFPAPETEADFARLADSIADMALYGLTGNKYKTLATANPASGKSTAPKARTALSKKTPPIA encoded by the coding sequence ATGCCTAAGTCACGCCAGACTCCTCCCCCCTCTGCTGCTGCCCGCGAGCGTGATCCTGATGCGCGGAAAGAGCGGATCATGGCTGCGGCGGGCGAAGTCTTTGCCCGCACGGGTTTTGCCGATGGCAGCGTGCGTGAGATCAGCCAGATCGCTCAGGTGAATGTGGCCTCCATCAATTACTACTTTGGCAGCAAAGAAGGCCTGTATCGGGAAGTGTTGCTGGCGGCTCACGCCCACGCTTTGGAGCAGCAGGTGCTACCAGATCTTTCCAAAGATCCAGAAGTAGCCCTGCGCGAATGGATTCACTTTTGTCTGCGCTTTGTCCTGATGAAACGCAAGGCTCACCCCGTTCTGGGCCGCCTGATGGCCCATGAGATGCATCAACCCACAGCGGCGCTGGGCGAACTGGTGAGACTGGTCATCAAACCCCGATTCGCCGACCTTATCGGCCTCGTCACCGCCGTCGCCGATCCCACAAGAACTCAAGGCGAGTGCGAAATGGCGGCCCATCAGATCATCGCGATGTGCGTGCACTTTGACCACAGTCGTGAAGTGGTGGGTTTGCTGGGATTCCCTGCGCCCGAGACTGAGGCTGACTTCGCACGCCTGGCCGATAGCATCGCCGACATGGCCCTGTATGGCCTAACCGGAAACAAGTACAAAACGCTTGCCACAGCCAACCCAGCCTCCGGTAAATCTACCGCGCCGAAGGCACGCACCGCCCTTTCCAAAAAGACTCCCCCCATTGCATGA